The genomic interval CGTTGAGGCATTTCCACCACTCCCGCCGCAGATGATGTGCTTCGTCCAAAACCAGCGTCAGCGGTCCTCGACCATTAAGCGCCTCGATTAGCGCATCGAGTTCCTCGCCGCGTCGCAGGCTATCGAGCGACTGGTAAGTCGCCAGTGTCAGTTCTTGGGTGTCTGCCAGATCGCGGGAGATTGCCTCCGCTCTCGGTGGCGTGTCGAGAAACAGCGGGCATAGGCGGTGCGCCCACTGTTCGCGGATGGCGATTGTCGGAGCAAATACCAGCGCCGGCCTTCCGATACGGCGCACGATCTCCAGACCGAGCACCGTCTTCCCGGCACCAGGGGCTGCGACGACATGGATTCTTCCGTCATCAAAATGCTCGTCCATCTCTTCAAGAATTCGGGCTTGATAGTCCCGCCAGCTCCCCTTGAAGTTCATGTCATTCAGCATTTTGCCGAAATAGCGATGTCAGCGCTATCCGACTATTCCAACGTTAATGATGTCCTCAAGTTAGCTAGCGGGGGTCGGACTGGGCGTTCTCCAGAGACGTTTCGACTCGTGCGCGGAATCCTGCACCCTTGGCACTGAAAACCGTCGTCGGTTGCGCTCATTCGCGCAAGGATGTCGCAAAATCAGGTCAACGCAGAAAAATTTTCAAAACCAAAGGTTGCTAAGGAGTTTGTCCGCCAAAGTCTCAATCCGTCTATAGGCGTTTCAAATACCACAAATCGTTGAAGATTTGCTCGAATTTCAACTCGGACTGACCCTTGCGTCGAGCTGAAAAGTTCTCATTATGTTCCGTAGAGGGGCTGCCAGTGTCAAGATGAGAAAGCCCAATGTCCAATACAGAACGCATCATTCGCCTGAAGACCGTGCTCGACCGCACCGGCCTTTCCCGCTCCACCATCTATCGCAAGATCGCTGAAGGCACATTCCCGTCACAAGTGAAAATCAGCGTCCACGGAGCAGGCTGGCATGAGTCAGCTATCAATCGCTGGATCGCCGATCCCACTCACTATCGTGAAGAGGAACCGGCAGAATGAGCGGGCAGCAATTCGTCGAGCCGATCTGCGTCAGGGTCAATGACGCTGCCCGCATGATCGGCATCGGACGCACTAAGCTTTATGAGTTGATTGCTTCCGGCGAAATCGAGACTTTGAAGATCGGCAGAGCTACTCGCGTAACCACCGCCAGCCTCCATGCCTTCGCTCGTCGCTACTCCCAATCAGAAATAGGCGAGGCCAGGATGGGTTAGCGAGAATGACGGTGACGGATCGCAGTACGGAAGACGAAGGCCGCACCCAGCCCTAACACGGCCCAGAGCCAGTACAGCGGCGGCACAAAAGCTGCCAGCCCCAGGCAACCGGCAAGCCCTATCCACGCGATCCAACGCGGAAACAGCCGCTCATCGCCTTGCAGCCGCAGGGCTGCCGCGTTGGTAATCGCGTAATAGACCAGCACTGTCACTGCGCTGAAAGTCCAGGCAACACGCACATCGCCCAGTAGGCAAAGCCCCCCGACCACCACTGCCATGCCGATGATGGCGGCAACAGGTTCTCCGCCGCGCAGCTCGCCAAACAGCTTCGGTGCATCCCCCCGCCGCCCCATAGCCAGCAGGACGCGCGACAGCCCGAGGATGAGGTTGAGCAGGACGCCGATCATCGCCAGCATCGCGGCAACCGCTATGACGATGGCGAGCCATTCTGGTCCGAAGGCGCGTGAAGCGGCCTCCAGCGGCGTAGCAGCTTCCGTGAGCGATCCCGCGTGCAGGGTAAGCACGTGGCCAACCCCTATATAGAGTAAGGTGGTGACGGCGATGGTTGCGAGGATGGCAGGCGGGATGGTGCGCCTTGGATCGCGGACTTCCTCGGCCATGGTGGCGACACGCCCGTAACCGGTGAAGGCCACGAACAGCAGCGCGCAGGCATGGAAGAAATCCGGCGGCGATGATTGGGTGAGTACTGGGGACTCTGCGGTCTGGCTCGCGCTACCCAGCGCCACGAAGACACCTAGCGCGGCGGCGACCAGCAGAACGATGACGGCATTTAGCCAGTTCGCGCGGCGGAGGCCAGCCAGGACCAGAGCGGTCAGTGCCGCAACCAGCGAGAGCGCGACGTGTACTAGCGAAAGATCGGCTCCGATCAATGCGTCGAGGTAAGCAGCAAAGGCGAGTGCTGCCGTTGCCGCAGACGCAGATTTCGCCAGCAGGAACATCGTGCCTGCGGTGAACCCAGCTGCCGGGGACAGGAAGACGTAGCCATATTCGTAAGTTCCTCCCGCCTTGGCATGACTTGCTGCGAGCTGTGCGCTCGAAAGGGCGTTGCAGCCTGCCACCACAGCAGCGAGAAGAATCGCGGGAAGCACCCACCATCCGACCATGTCCTCGGCTAGTCCGATGCTGACGAACACGCCCGATCCCAGCATCGAGCCGAGCCCGAGCAGAACAGCTCCGACAAGCCCGGTTTCCCGCTTGAGGGTCCCGGTCATCTCAGCGGCCCACAAACAGAAAACCGACCGCCGCCATGATGCAGCCGAATGCGGCGAAGTGCCGCCACGACAGCGCTTCGCCCAGAACGAGCACCATGAAGCCGCCGAAGATTGTGAGTGCAATGGCTTCCTGCATGATCTTGAGCTGCCCCGGTGTGAAACCCGACGCATAGCCAATGCGGTTGGCCGGTACCGCAAAGCAGTATTCGACGAAGGCGATTGCCCAGCTGATCATGATGACCGTGAAGAGCGGCTTCGACATGCCGCCCTTGAGGTGCCAATACCAGGCCACGGTCATGAAAAGGTTGGAGACGATGAGCAGCAGGATGGTGGGCATTTTCGGGTTCCAAAACACGGGCTCAATTGTGCTAGGACATTGTGAAACGCGGCTCTACAATGAACTGACTCATTTAGCTTTTTGACGAAAACGCTGAACCGAACCACCGTTAAATGAACGAAAATGTGGGGGAGAGTGTGGGGGAAGGTCTGCGTTTGTTCCAAGAACAGGATTGATATCAAAGCGTTATTCTTCCGGTTCGATTCAAGCCCTGCCACCGCCGCGACTTCCCTTCTGGACAACACGGCAATTTCCCTTTCAAGGTAGCGCTACCAGCGGGAGGGGCAAGTTGGACGAGACCGAGCAGCACCGTGAGCGGGTAGAGGCTGAACCCGAGAGGTCCGGCGAAGACAACGCCGCCGCCTACTGGCGCGCCAATCTCAGGCTCGTGGGCATCCTTCTCGCAATCTGGTTCGCGGTGTCCTTCGGTGCCGGAATACTCCTTCGCGACTGGCTCGACCGCGTCCATATCGGGGGATATCCGCTCGGTTTCTGGTTCGCGCAGCAAGGCTCGATCTACGTTTTCCTGATCCTCATCGCCGTCTACGTCAGACAGATGCGGCGGATCGAACGTCGCTTCGACGTGGACGACTGAGCGGCGCACGGCATGAGCACGCAAACCTTGATCTACCTGTTCGTGGGCCTGAGCTTCGCGCTCTATATCGGCATCGCGATCTGGAGCCGCGCCGGGTCGACCTCGGATTTCTATGTCGCCGGTGGCGGAGTCAATCCGGTGGTGAACGGCATGGCGACCGCTGCCGACTGGATGAGCGCGGCCAGCTTCATCTCGATGGCCGGCATCATCGCGTTTTCGGGCTATGACGGCAGCGTCTACCTGATGGGGTGGACGGGGGGATATGTCTTGCTCGCCCTGTTGCTGGCACCATATCTGCGGAAGTTCGGACAGTTCACGGTGCCCGACTTCATCGGGACGCGTTACTATTCGAGGACCGCCCGCGTCGTCGCCGTGATCTGCCTGATCTTCATCAGCTTCACCTACATTGCCGGGCAGATGCGCGGCGTGGGTATCGTCTTTTCGCGCTTTCTCGACGTACCGATCGACACCGGGGTGATCGCCGGGATGGCGATCGTTTTCGTGTACGCCGTGCTCGGCGGGATGAAAGGCGTGACCTACACGCAGGTCGCGCAATATTGCGTGCTGATCTTTGCGTATATGGTGCCGGCCTTCTTCATCAGCTTCCTGGTGACCGGAAACCCGGTGCCGCAACTGGGCCTCGGTTCGACGGTGGCGGACGGGTCGGGCCAGTACGTGCTCGAACGGCTCGACGCGACCCTCGTGGATCTCGGGTTCGGTCCTTACACCGCCGGTACGAAATCGACGCTCGACGTGTTCTGCATCACTCTCGCGCTGATGGTCGGAACCGCAGGCTTGCCCCACGTCATCGTGCGCTTCTTCACTGTTCCCAAGGCGAGCGACGCGCGCAGATCTGCCGGCTGGGCGCTGTTGTTCATAGCGCTGCTCTATACCACCGCGCCCGCCGTCGGGGCTTTCGCGCGGCTCAATTTCGTCGAGACCATCAACGAAACCGAATATACCGACGCGCCCGAATGGTTCACCAACTGGGAGGACAACGACCTCATCGCCTGGGTCGAGAAGGATGGTGACGGGTTGATGCAATACCGCGCCGGGGAAGCCTTCGACGGGCCGCCGGTCTTCGGCGAGGGGCAGGGCGCTTCGGGCGAACGCAACGTCACCAACCGCTGGAACGATGATACCGACAACGAGCTGTATGTCGATCGCGACATAATGGTGCTTGCCAATCCGGAGATCGCCAACCTGCCCGGCTGGGTGATCGCGCTGGTCGCGGCCGGTGGCCTGGCGGCTGCGCTGAGTACCGCCGCGGGTCTGCTGCTGGTGATCTCCTCCGCCGTCAGTCACGACTTGCTGAAGAAGACGTGGCGACCGGACATTTCGGAGAAGGGAGAACTGCTGGCGGCGCGGCTGGCGGCGAGCGCGGCGGTTCTGGTCGCCGGCTATCTGGGGATCTACCCTCCGGGCTGGGTTGCGGAAGTTGTCGCCTTCGCCTTTGGTCTCGCGGCGGCCAGCCTGTTCCCCGCGATCGTGATGGGCATCTTCTCGAAGCGGATGAACCGCGAAGGGGCGATTGCCGGCATGGTCATCGGACTTATCTTCACCTTCACCTATATTGCCTATTTCAAGTTCGTGGACCCCGGCACGAACGATGTCGCGCACTGGTGGTTCGGCATATCACCGGAAGGCATCGGGGTCATCGGAATGGTGCTGAATTTCCTGGTCGCGGTTGCCATTTCGAGCGTGACGAAAGGCCCGCCCCTCGATGTCCGCGCACTGGTCGACGCCATTCGCATTCCGCGCGGCGCGGGTGCGGCGTCCGAGCACTGAGATAGATGCCCGTCAGGCGTTGGCGACGAGTTTGGGGCTTGCCGACTGCTTGCTGACCGGCGGGGCAACGCGTACCCGGTCCTTCCCGTCGGCCTTCGCCGCATAGAGCGCATTATCGGAAGTGGAGAGCAATTCCATCGCCGTCTCCGCCGTTTCCCCAATGGCCGAAACGCCGAACGACGCAGAGATCTCGCAGGCGTGGATTTCGGACAGGGCCTTTATGCGTACGCGCATCTGCTCGGCGCGCTCCTTCGCCTCTCCGATCGAGCATTCGGGCAGAATCACCAGCAATTCCTCCCCGCCGTAACGACACACGATATCGGACGGGCGCACCAGTCCGACCAGCTGCGTTGCGACGTCCTTCAGGACCGCGTCACCCTTGGCGTGACCATGCTCGTCGTTCAATGCCTTGAAATTGTCGAGGTCGATCATCACCGCCGCGGTCGACTGATCCTTGCGCCGTGCCATGGTGGCGAAACGTTCCAGGGCGTCTTCCATGTATCGACGATTGTAGAGGCCCGTCATCGGATCGCGCAGCGATTGCGTGCGCAGTTGCTCGCGCAGGGAGATGTTCGACAATGCGAGCGAGGTCGTATCCGCCAGCGCCCGGGCGATGCGCTGGGCTTTCTCGACATTGGCGCATTCGCCGTCGCGATCGGTCAGGACGAGGAGGCCGTAGACGCTGCCGCGCGCCAGCATCGGCACCTC from Aurantiacibacter spongiae carries:
- a CDS encoding helix-turn-helix transcriptional regulator → MSNTERIIRLKTVLDRTGLSRSTIYRKIAEGTFPSQVKISVHGAGWHESAINRWIADPTHYREEEPAE
- a CDS encoding helix-turn-helix domain-containing protein, yielding MSGQQFVEPICVRVNDAARMIGIGRTKLYELIASGEIETLKIGRATRVTTASLHAFARRYSQSEIGEARMG
- a CDS encoding APC family permease encodes the protein MTGTLKRETGLVGAVLLGLGSMLGSGVFVSIGLAEDMVGWWVLPAILLAAVVAGCNALSSAQLAASHAKAGGTYEYGYVFLSPAAGFTAGTMFLLAKSASAATAALAFAAYLDALIGADLSLVHVALSLVAALTALVLAGLRRANWLNAVIVLLVAAALGVFVALGSASQTAESPVLTQSSPPDFFHACALLFVAFTGYGRVATMAEEVRDPRRTIPPAILATIAVTTLLYIGVGHVLTLHAGSLTEAATPLEAASRAFGPEWLAIVIAVAAMLAMIGVLLNLILGLSRVLLAMGRRGDAPKLFGELRGGEPVAAIIGMAVVVGGLCLLGDVRVAWTFSAVTVLVYYAITNAAALRLQGDERLFPRWIAWIGLAGCLGLAAFVPPLYWLWAVLGLGAAFVFRTAIRHRHSR
- a CDS encoding DMT family protein; this encodes MPTILLLIVSNLFMTVAWYWHLKGGMSKPLFTVIMISWAIAFVEYCFAVPANRIGYASGFTPGQLKIMQEAIALTIFGGFMVLVLGEALSWRHFAAFGCIMAAVGFLFVGR
- a CDS encoding DUF4212 domain-containing protein, producing the protein MDETEQHRERVEAEPERSGEDNAAAYWRANLRLVGILLAIWFAVSFGAGILLRDWLDRVHIGGYPLGFWFAQQGSIYVFLILIAVYVRQMRRIERRFDVDD
- a CDS encoding sodium:solute symporter family protein, coding for MSTQTLIYLFVGLSFALYIGIAIWSRAGSTSDFYVAGGGVNPVVNGMATAADWMSAASFISMAGIIAFSGYDGSVYLMGWTGGYVLLALLLAPYLRKFGQFTVPDFIGTRYYSRTARVVAVICLIFISFTYIAGQMRGVGIVFSRFLDVPIDTGVIAGMAIVFVYAVLGGMKGVTYTQVAQYCVLIFAYMVPAFFISFLVTGNPVPQLGLGSTVADGSGQYVLERLDATLVDLGFGPYTAGTKSTLDVFCITLALMVGTAGLPHVIVRFFTVPKASDARRSAGWALLFIALLYTTAPAVGAFARLNFVETINETEYTDAPEWFTNWEDNDLIAWVEKDGDGLMQYRAGEAFDGPPVFGEGQGASGERNVTNRWNDDTDNELYVDRDIMVLANPEIANLPGWVIALVAAGGLAAALSTAAGLLLVISSAVSHDLLKKTWRPDISEKGELLAARLAASAAVLVAGYLGIYPPGWVAEVVAFAFGLAAASLFPAIVMGIFSKRMNREGAIAGMVIGLIFTFTYIAYFKFVDPGTNDVAHWWFGISPEGIGVIGMVLNFLVAVAISSVTKGPPLDVRALVDAIRIPRGAGAASEH
- a CDS encoding sensor domain-containing diguanylate cyclase yields the protein MEIAAQLDARSETTLGRERRVFHLTRFAIYGLQVCALAGVASAFYFEGLSRLTSLVATLVVLVAGIVINFVVDYLRRAQMVHHRRLLNDSARSQWQIEQLFALTDTLQSADTNQDAANVLKSVSRRLLPGCGGALYVFNNSRDRLDLVDSWSMPAEYIPAESLTPANCWALKRGKDHLNEPHPEALCCSHYIGEVASIEVPMLARGSVYGLLVLTDRDGECANVEKAQRIARALADTTSLALSNISLREQLRTQSLRDPMTGLYNRRYMEDALERFATMARRKDQSTAAVMIDLDNFKALNDEHGHAKGDAVLKDVATQLVGLVRPSDIVCRYGGEELLVILPECSIGEAKERAEQMRVRIKALSEIHACEISASFGVSAIGETAETAMELLSTSDNALYAAKADGKDRVRVAPPVSKQSASPKLVANA